The sequence GAAGGCGACCAGTCGGAAATCGGCGAGCCGGCGATCTTCGCCCTGGCCGCTGCGCTGGACAGCTACATCCCGACGCCGGAGCGTGCCGTCGACGGCGCCTTCCTGATGCCGGTGGAAGACGTGTTCTCGATCTCGGGTCGCGGTACCGTGGTGACCGGTCGCGTCGAGCGCGGCATCGTCAAGGTCGGCGAAGAAATCGAAATCGTGGGCCTGAAGCCCACGGTCAAGACCACCTGCACCGGCGTGGAAATGTTCCGCAAGCTGCTGGACCAAGGCCAGGCTGGCGACAACATCGGCGCGCTGCTGCGCGGCACTAAGCGTGAAGACGTCGAGCGAGGCCAGGTTCTGGCCAAGCCGGGTTCGATCACCCCGCACACCAAGTTCTCGGGTTCGGTCTACGTGCTGAGCAAGGACGAAGGCGGCCGCCACACTCCGTTCTTCAACGGCTACCGTCCGCAGTTCTACTTCCGTACCACCGACGTGACCGGTGCGGTCGAGCTGCCGGCCGGTACCGAAATGGTGATGCCGGGCGACAACGTCGAAGTGGTCGTGTCGCTGATCGCTCCGATCGCCATGGAGCAAGGTCTGCGCTTCGCGATCCGTGAAGGCGGCCGTACCGTTGGCGCCGGCGTCGTCGCCAAGATCATCGAGTAATGCGAATCCGGGCGGGCCTCAGGGCTCGCCCGTCCGTTCTTTATCATCCAGGCGGTCTGCCGATCGCCCTGTTCTTTGGAATACATCATGCAAAACCAGAAGATTCGCATCCGCCTCAAGGCCTATGACTACGCCCTGATCGACCGCTCCGCTCAGGAAATCGTCGACACCGCCAAGCGGACCGGCGCCGTCGTCAAGGGCCCGGTTCCGCTGCCGACCAAGATCGAACGTTTCGACGTGCTGCGTTCGCCGCACGTGAACAAGACTTCGCGCGACCAGCTCGAGATCCGCACCCACCTGCGCCTGATGGACATCGTCGATCCGACCGACAAGACGGTCGATGCGCTGATGAAGCTGGACCTGCCGGCCGGTGTTGATGTCGAGATCAAGCTGCAATAAAAATCTTGCATTAACTCAAGACGTTGCATTATCATCGCGGGCTCGCCTATATCAGGCGGGCCCGTTTTGTATACGGCCGCCTCGTGTGGCGTATGTGTGCGGGTAGTTTCGTTCGATGCAGGCCGCCCTGCGCGGCCCGCGAAATATCGCCGGCCAATCGTAGCTGGCCCTTCTAAAAGGAAAGAACGATGAGCTTAGGACTTGTCGGGCGCAAGGTCGGCATGACCCGCGTGTTCTCCGATGATGGCGTGTCCATCCCGGTGACCGTGCTGGATCTGTCTGCCAATCGCGTCGCACAAATCAAGACGCCGGAAACCGATGGCTACTCTGCCGTCCAGGTTGCTTACGGCGAACGTCGTGCAAGTCGTGTGAACAAGGCTGAAGCCGGTCACTTCGCTAAAGCGGGTGTCGAGGCTGGCCGTGGTCTGCACGAGTTTGCGCTCACGGCTGACGAGCTGGCCAAATTCCAGCCGGGCAGTCAGATCAGCGTCGAAATCTTCGCCGTGGGTCAACTGGTCGACGTGACCGGTACCTCGCAAGGTAAGGGTTTCTCGGGCGCGATCAAGCGTCACAACTTCTCGTCGCAGCGCGCGTCGCACGGTAACTCCGTGTCGCACAATGCCCCTGGTTCGATCGGTATGGCGCAGGATCCGGGTCGCGTTTTCCCGGGTAAGCGCATGGCCGGTCAGCTCGGTAACGTCAAGAGCACGGTGCAGAACCTCGAAGTGGTTCGCGTCGATGCAGAGCGTGGCCTGTTGCTGGTCAAGGGCGCCGTTCCCGGCTCCAAGGGCAACGACGTGGTCGTGCGTCCCAGCGTGAAGGCAGGTGCGTAATGGAACTGAAAGTCATCAATGCAAGCGGCCAGCCGGCCGCCGGCGTGAGCGCTTCCGACGCCCTGTTCGGTCGCGACTACAACGAAGCCCTGGTGCACCAGGTCGTCACCGCCTATCTCGCCAATGCCCGTAGCGGCAACCGTGCGCAGAAGGGTCGCAGCGACGTGGCCAAGTCCACCAAGAAGCCGTGGCGTCAAAAGGGTACGGGCCGCGCCCGTGCCGGTATGGCGTCGAGCCCGCTGTGGCGTGGCGGCGGCAAGATCTTCCCGAGCTCGCCCGACGAGAACTTCACCCAGAAGGTGAACCGCAAGATGTACCGCGC is a genomic window of Chitinimonas koreensis containing:
- the rpsJ gene encoding 30S ribosomal protein S10; translated protein: MQNQKIRIRLKAYDYALIDRSAQEIVDTAKRTGAVVKGPVPLPTKIERFDVLRSPHVNKTSRDQLEIRTHLRLMDIVDPTDKTVDALMKLDLPAGVDVEIKLQ
- the rplD gene encoding 50S ribosomal protein L4 — translated: MELKVINASGQPAAGVSASDALFGRDYNEALVHQVVTAYLANARSGNRAQKGRSDVAKSTKKPWRQKGTGRARAGMASSPLWRGGGKIFPSSPDENFTQKVNRKMYRAGVATILSQLVREERLVVVDEFVVDTPKTKAFAAKLAAMGLNERTLIVTGNLDENLYLASRNLPNVLVLEPSQADPVSLVRFKKVLVTREALKQIEEILA
- the rplC gene encoding 50S ribosomal protein L3, with product MSLGLVGRKVGMTRVFSDDGVSIPVTVLDLSANRVAQIKTPETDGYSAVQVAYGERRASRVNKAEAGHFAKAGVEAGRGLHEFALTADELAKFQPGSQISVEIFAVGQLVDVTGTSQGKGFSGAIKRHNFSSQRASHGNSVSHNAPGSIGMAQDPGRVFPGKRMAGQLGNVKSTVQNLEVVRVDAERGLLLVKGAVPGSKGNDVVVRPSVKAGA
- the tuf gene encoding elongation factor Tu, translated to MAKEKFERTKPHVNVGTIGHVDHGKTTLTAAITTILSKKFGGEAKGYDQIDSAPEEKARGITINTAHVEYETENRHYAHVDCPGHADYVKNMITGAAQMDGAILVVSSADGPMPQTREHILLARQVGVPYIIVFMNKADMVDDAELLELVEMEVRELLSKYDFPGDDLPIVKGSALKALEGDQSEIGEPAIFALAAALDSYIPTPERAVDGAFLMPVEDVFSISGRGTVVTGRVERGIVKVGEEIEIVGLKPTVKTTCTGVEMFRKLLDQGQAGDNIGALLRGTKREDVERGQVLAKPGSITPHTKFSGSVYVLSKDEGGRHTPFFNGYRPQFYFRTTDVTGAVELPAGTEMVMPGDNVEVVVSLIAPIAMEQGLRFAIREGGRTVGAGVVAKIIE